From one Pseudomonas sp. S35 genomic stretch:
- a CDS encoding amino acid adenylation domain-containing protein, with amino-acid sequence MRRLTIGWHGTSRALTAIREVLDQYGHVSGDEAVDLWIEDGSLPLLVDIGQAACMRLRVGVGPITDSGLPAVQLRSYDADQRLRAVLDIAEEPSGNGQRLRRQVTSALEDWVALHVSGFSRDPEHFSTRAIATDWPERGLQGLEALAFMHRFNRTDDPALMHKAQVPVIERIQDSLRTFANRTALNIAGNEVTYHQLHLRVIAIQQRLRPLLAAFEAVPVVGVCLGKSIELYASILALQGCGAVYLPLAPDHPPQRHQAMLESAGACVLLDTGQHPLRERFIAVDVSAVGLCDADRPIHNRCCPDTPSMVLYTSGSTGQPKGVLLSHGNLAHFASWFGACMALDERSRVLQFSPMSFDSSLIDIFPALIAGAQLIVPSEEQKRDPQQLVELLRQRRVTHAFLPPALLGILPLDRPLGLTHLLTGGDACEPHVIERLAGQCQLHNLYGPTETTVLITHRRMAPGDNPHNIGHPITNSQVLILDENLEPVDERVMGELYIIGPGVSLGYVNAPPLAASPFIELPIGDGQALCAYRSGDLAQWTAKGIVLGGRRDDQVKIRGFRVAPQEIEQCLRDSRLYRQLAVVIDCDTRVCAFVAQPEPGATVAALQQHARQWLPDYMQPGFWGELPDMPYSSNGKVDRKALLALPFQPLLQTPPRAAHTPLQARLSNLWGELLTRPATQFSIDDSFFDLGGHSILLSTLLLSVREQLGRSFALSQFIEVPTIRTLATLLEEGELPDAATGQAVQDAQREWAISTLPDDRAGDPHKVIVTGANSFVGVHIVEALLAGGATAVACLVREVPGSCAMTRFTQALREYRLEHMDLSRVQVFAADISLPQLGLACDMYEHLAEDFGVLVHNAARVNHVMDYASLARDNVAPIAECLRLCETRSKKVFNFVSTLSASSGVDSQGHVLEAPAAATPPLYIKNGYNLSKWVAERLLGRAVEQGAWVNIHRPGNISFNSRNGVCQPHKNRLMLMLKGSLQLGLMPRLALNFDLMPVDFLARFIAFHCTGFHAERNVFNLHNPQPLSWEDYLDAFSRAGYRFERVSIAHWQQALRTVSPDNALFGVLGFYLDRLDEDIGDTSMIRHDNARHGVQQMGEQYPDKDPVLLSKGCNHLKAIGFL; translated from the coding sequence ATGAGGCGCCTGACCATCGGCTGGCACGGCACCAGCCGAGCACTCACCGCCATCCGGGAGGTGCTGGACCAGTACGGGCATGTATCGGGTGACGAGGCCGTCGACCTCTGGATTGAGGACGGTAGCCTGCCGTTATTGGTCGACATCGGCCAAGCAGCCTGTATGAGGCTGCGCGTGGGGGTTGGCCCGATAACCGACAGTGGGTTACCGGCGGTGCAACTGCGCAGCTATGACGCTGACCAACGCTTGCGTGCCGTGCTGGACATTGCCGAGGAGCCCAGTGGCAATGGCCAACGACTGCGCCGACAGGTGACGAGCGCGCTGGAAGACTGGGTTGCGCTGCACGTCAGCGGTTTTTCGCGGGATCCCGAGCACTTCTCTACACGCGCGATCGCCACGGACTGGCCAGAGCGGGGTTTGCAGGGGCTTGAGGCACTGGCATTCATGCATCGGTTCAATCGTACGGACGACCCTGCATTGATGCACAAAGCGCAGGTACCGGTGATCGAGCGGATACAGGACAGCCTTCGTACCTTCGCCAACCGGACGGCACTGAACATCGCGGGCAACGAAGTGACTTACCATCAGCTGCACCTACGGGTCATCGCGATCCAGCAACGACTGCGCCCCTTGCTGGCAGCATTTGAGGCCGTGCCAGTGGTCGGTGTATGCCTGGGGAAGTCCATCGAGTTGTACGCCAGCATTCTGGCGCTGCAGGGCTGTGGTGCCGTGTACCTGCCACTGGCCCCCGACCACCCCCCGCAACGCCATCAGGCCATGCTCGAAAGTGCCGGGGCATGCGTATTGCTGGATACTGGCCAGCACCCGTTACGCGAGCGTTTCATTGCCGTGGATGTGAGTGCTGTCGGCCTGTGCGACGCCGACCGGCCGATCCACAATCGCTGCTGCCCGGATACGCCGAGCATGGTGCTTTATACATCGGGCAGTACAGGCCAGCCCAAGGGCGTGCTACTCAGCCACGGCAACCTGGCGCACTTCGCCAGTTGGTTCGGCGCGTGTATGGCGCTGGATGAGCGAAGTCGGGTGTTGCAGTTTTCACCCATGAGTTTCGACTCGTCGTTGATCGATATCTTCCCCGCATTGATCGCTGGTGCCCAGTTGATCGTGCCCAGCGAGGAGCAAAAGCGCGACCCTCAGCAACTGGTGGAACTGCTCCGTCAGCGGCGCGTCACCCATGCTTTCCTGCCGCCGGCGCTGCTCGGTATCCTGCCGCTGGACCGCCCCCTGGGCTTGACGCACCTGCTGACTGGCGGCGATGCCTGCGAACCCCATGTGATCGAACGGCTCGCAGGCCAGTGTCAGTTACACAACCTCTATGGCCCCACCGAAACCACGGTGCTGATCACGCACCGAAGGATGGCCCCCGGCGACAACCCTCACAACATCGGCCATCCGATCACGAACAGCCAAGTGCTGATACTCGATGAAAACCTCGAACCGGTGGATGAGCGCGTGATGGGTGAGCTGTACATCATCGGTCCTGGGGTTAGCCTGGGGTATGTGAATGCGCCGCCGCTGGCGGCCAGCCCGTTCATCGAACTGCCAATAGGCGATGGCCAGGCGCTGTGCGCTTATCGCAGCGGTGACCTGGCACAGTGGACAGCCAAAGGAATTGTGCTGGGCGGACGCCGTGATGATCAGGTGAAGATCCGCGGCTTTCGGGTCGCGCCCCAGGAAATTGAACAATGCCTGCGTGACAGCCGGCTGTATCGCCAGTTAGCAGTGGTGATCGACTGCGACACTCGGGTCTGCGCCTTTGTCGCCCAGCCTGAACCCGGTGCCACGGTGGCGGCCCTGCAGCAACATGCGCGGCAGTGGCTACCGGATTACATGCAGCCTGGGTTCTGGGGCGAGTTGCCGGACATGCCTTACTCCAGCAACGGTAAAGTCGACCGCAAGGCGTTGCTGGCGCTCCCGTTCCAGCCACTCTTGCAGACCCCTCCTCGCGCTGCGCACACCCCGCTCCAAGCGCGATTGAGCAACCTGTGGGGCGAGTTACTGACTCGACCGGCTACTCAGTTTTCAATTGATGACAGCTTCTTCGACCTCGGTGGCCACTCGATTTTGCTGTCGACCCTGTTGCTAAGCGTGCGCGAGCAATTGGGACGCAGCTTCGCGTTGAGCCAGTTCATTGAAGTACCGACGATTCGTACGCTGGCAACGCTGCTGGAGGAGGGTGAGCTTCCCGACGCTGCCACGGGCCAGGCGGTTCAGGACGCTCAACGGGAATGGGCAATCAGCACACTGCCCGATGACCGTGCAGGCGACCCGCATAAAGTGATCGTGACAGGCGCCAACAGCTTCGTCGGTGTTCATATCGTCGAGGCGTTGCTGGCGGGCGGTGCAACCGCAGTGGCGTGCCTGGTTCGGGAAGTGCCGGGGAGCTGTGCAATGACGCGATTTACCCAAGCATTGCGTGAGTACCGCCTGGAACACATGGACTTGAGTCGAGTGCAGGTCTTCGCCGCCGACATCAGCCTGCCGCAGTTGGGCTTGGCCTGCGACATGTATGAGCATCTCGCCGAGGACTTCGGCGTACTGGTGCATAACGCAGCGCGGGTCAACCACGTGATGGACTACGCCTCGCTGGCCAGGGATAACGTCGCGCCCATAGCCGAATGCCTGCGCCTGTGCGAAACCCGCAGCAAGAAAGTCTTCAACTTTGTCTCGACACTCTCGGCCTCCAGCGGCGTCGACTCACAGGGGCACGTTCTGGAAGCCCCGGCGGCGGCCACACCGCCGCTGTACATCAAAAATGGCTACAACCTGTCCAAGTGGGTCGCCGAGCGGCTGCTGGGGCGTGCGGTTGAACAAGGGGCCTGGGTGAATATCCATCGCCCGGGAAATATCAGTTTCAATAGCCGCAACGGCGTTTGCCAGCCGCACAAGAATCGTCTGATGCTGATGCTCAAGGGGTCGCTGCAATTGGGCCTGATGCCCCGGTTGGCGTTGAATTTCGACCTGATGCCCGTGGACTTCCTGGCGCGCTTTATTGCGTTCCACTGCACTGGCTTTCACGCCGAGCGCAACGTGTTCAACCTGCACAACCCACAGCCGTTGAGCTGGGAGGATTACCTGGACGCGTTCAGCCGGGCGGGCTACAGGTTCGAGCGGGTGAGCATTGCACACTGGCAGCAGGCGCTGCGAACGGTGAGTCCGGACAACGCACTGTTTGGGGTACTCGGGTTTTATCTCGATCGTCTGGATGAAGACATCGGTGATACCTCGATGATTCGCCACGACAACGCACGCCATGGTGTTCAACAAATGGGGGAACAGTACCCCGACAAAGATCCGGTGCTGTTGAGCAAAGGCTGCAACCACCTCAAGGCCATCGGCTTTCTCTGA
- a CDS encoding diiron oxygenase, whose protein sequence is MNSASYHAIADDWERRATVRTRPRRLLENDDKLIYPLCRQPLVLNATFVEHCPHWRDFVLLQSFYKFINDVVIFETEIVDTTARSIAKNRFAVPFPLDCRVDAMTVVVDEDYHALVALDFLQQTIAMTGIQPLDLPEQIELSRALPAAQAQAPAHLHDAVALIAVAIAENSVTQDVAAFSKDASVKASICGLMADHLFDEGRHAQFWTRLVQLYWQAASPDDRDSIAQVLPTFLAHYLTNELQKNFDLHLIEHLDISATLRNALRDEITALAFPITRQHPLMGNIMNFLRHSGLLQTPSVAHALDTYLPVPI, encoded by the coding sequence ATGAACAGCGCCAGCTACCACGCGATTGCCGACGATTGGGAGCGCCGTGCAACGGTCCGCACCCGCCCTCGCCGCCTGCTGGAAAACGATGACAAGCTGATCTATCCGCTGTGCCGCCAGCCCTTGGTCCTCAATGCGACATTTGTGGAGCATTGCCCGCACTGGCGCGACTTCGTACTGCTGCAAAGCTTCTACAAATTCATCAACGACGTGGTGATCTTCGAGACCGAAATCGTCGACACGACTGCCCGCAGCATTGCCAAGAATCGCTTCGCGGTGCCCTTCCCGCTTGACTGCCGCGTGGATGCGATGACGGTGGTGGTAGATGAGGACTACCACGCCTTGGTCGCACTGGACTTTTTGCAGCAAACCATCGCCATGACGGGCATACAACCACTCGACCTGCCCGAGCAAATCGAACTGAGCCGTGCACTGCCGGCGGCACAGGCGCAGGCACCGGCTCACCTGCACGATGCCGTGGCGCTGATCGCCGTGGCCATCGCTGAAAACAGCGTAACCCAGGACGTGGCGGCCTTTTCCAAGGACGCCAGTGTCAAAGCCTCCATTTGCGGCCTGATGGCCGACCATCTGTTTGACGAGGGCCGCCACGCGCAATTCTGGACCCGGCTGGTGCAGCTTTATTGGCAAGCCGCGAGTCCGGATGACCGTGACAGCATCGCCCAGGTACTACCGACGTTCCTTGCGCATTACCTGACCAACGAGCTGCAAAAAAACTTCGACCTGCACCTGATCGAACACCTCGACATCAGCGCCACGCTGCGCAACGCGCTACGCGATGAAATAACGGCGCTGGCGTTTCCCATTACCCGCCAGCACCCGTTGATGGGCAATATCATGAATTTTCTGCGACATAGCGGTTTGTTGCAGACGCCGAGCGTGGCACACGCGCTGGACACCTACTTGCCGGTGCCGATATGA
- a CDS encoding DUF3050 domain-containing protein produces MYQSLLEQRKRKLCSHALFMEITSLRKLQLFMESHVFAVWDFMTLTKRLQQDLTCTRLPWLPPADAQAARLINEIVLGEESDEHPSQGHCSHFEWYLQAMVEVGACTLAIKRFIALQREGVDASAALHRVDVPAGVARFVDDTLHIALNASTHCVAAAFFHSREQVIPSMFEDILRQGALIHHQAPTLCTYLKRHIELDTENHGPAAEQLLERLTSADPTYPQQAYEAALAAVESRITFWDEVRASLQEVQP; encoded by the coding sequence ATGTATCAATCGTTACTTGAACAAAGAAAACGGAAGTTATGCAGCCACGCGTTATTTATGGAAATAACTTCACTTCGAAAGTTACAACTTTTTATGGAGAGCCATGTATTCGCTGTTTGGGACTTCATGACCCTCACCAAGCGCCTGCAACAGGACCTGACCTGCACGCGCCTGCCCTGGCTGCCACCCGCTGATGCGCAAGCCGCACGGCTGATCAATGAGATCGTGCTGGGCGAGGAGTCAGACGAACACCCGAGTCAAGGCCACTGCAGCCACTTCGAGTGGTACCTGCAAGCCATGGTCGAAGTCGGTGCCTGCACCTTGGCGATCAAACGCTTCATCGCGCTGCAACGCGAAGGGGTAGACGCGAGTGCTGCCTTGCACAGGGTCGATGTTCCTGCGGGCGTAGCGCGTTTTGTCGACGACACACTGCACATCGCGCTGAACGCCTCCACTCACTGTGTGGCAGCCGCGTTTTTTCACAGTCGCGAGCAAGTCATCCCCAGCATGTTCGAGGACATCCTGCGCCAGGGTGCGCTCATCCATCACCAGGCGCCCACGTTGTGTACCTATCTCAAGCGCCACATCGAGTTGGACACAGAGAATCATGGCCCGGCAGCAGAACAGTTGCTTGAGCGCCTGACCAGCGCAGACCCGACTTACCCGCAACAGGCCTACGAGGCGGCCCTTGCTGCGGTGGAAAGCCGCATCACGTTCTGGGACGAGGTAAGGGCCTCGCTGCAAGAGGTGCAACCATGA
- a CDS encoding GntR family transcriptional regulator, translated as MTQKPTPLNSIKISGPIPAHLARSVIEETLRNAILDGRLPCGTAMRQQELASLFGVSRMPVREALRQLEAQSLLHVVTHKGAVVAPLIEDNSAETYGLRMLLESEALRLSIPLLTETDLAEAEAFICALEQEKDYTEIGRLNRLFHMALYGKAPNQRLLRLVEHGLNEEERFLRFNLEAMGLGETSQEDHRELLNLVAQKKVDASILTLRNHLMRGMEVITTYLNGLEDTP; from the coding sequence GTGACGCAGAAGCCGACCCCTTTGAACAGCATCAAGATCAGCGGCCCTATTCCCGCCCACCTTGCTCGCTCCGTAATTGAAGAAACCTTGCGAAATGCAATCCTCGATGGCCGATTGCCCTGCGGTACTGCGATGCGTCAACAAGAATTGGCCAGCCTGTTTGGCGTCAGCCGCATGCCCGTACGAGAAGCCTTGCGCCAACTGGAGGCCCAATCGCTGTTGCATGTGGTGACCCACAAGGGCGCCGTGGTTGCACCGCTGATCGAAGACAATTCGGCGGAAACCTATGGACTACGGATGCTGCTGGAGTCCGAGGCATTACGCTTGTCGATTCCCTTGCTGACCGAAACCGATCTCGCCGAGGCTGAAGCGTTCATCTGTGCACTGGAGCAGGAAAAAGACTACACCGAGATTGGCCGCCTCAATCGACTGTTTCACATGGCCCTGTATGGCAAGGCCCCCAACCAGCGGTTGCTCAGGCTGGTGGAACATGGGTTGAACGAGGAAGAGCGCTTCCTGCGTTTCAACCTTGAGGCGATGGGGTTGGGTGAAACATCCCAGGAAGATCACCGGGAGTTGCTGAACCTGGTGGCACAGAAAAAAGTCGACGCAAGCATCCTGACACTGCGCAACCACTTGATGCGAGGGATGGAGGTGATCACCACCTACCTCAATGGCCTGGAAGACACCCCTTAA